The DNA region CGCGTCGGTTTCCACATCGCCGTAGGCGACACGGCCCGCCTCCCAGGTGTAGCGCGGCCGGATGTTCTCGCGCACCAACTCCGCGTGCAGATCGATTTTGACACAGAGATACGAAACGCGGTCGCGGTCCTTGATCTCGAGGCCCACCGCCGCCGGGAACGCCGCCAGCGGCAGCAGCCGCAGCTCGGGCAATTTAGCCGCGGCCTGCTCGCCGGCTCTTAGCGGAATCAGCGCCGTCACGAAAATCTCATAGTCGCCGGCGCGATAATGGCTCGCTTGCGTCTGATAGATCGCAATCTCGTCTTGATAGTGCCGGGTCTCGGCGTAGGTGCCTATTGTCTTGGCGCGCGTCTCCAAAAAGCGAATGAGCAGCCGCTCGTTCTGCGGCAGCGCGAGATTGCCGATGGAATCGATGGTGGTCACGAAATAATTCTCGCCTTGCTCGTGAATCTTGCGCGTGTGCCAGAAGTTGGTGAAGGTGTAGTAATCCGTCTGCTTGACCTCAACCGCATCGATCACCATGAACAGGTTCTGCTCCTTGAGATACGTGACGATGCGGTCCCAGGCATAGCCGAGCGCGTCATCATACAGGCGCGTGCGGCTCATGTCCACCTCGCGCAGCGTGAGAAAGTCGATTTTTTGCGTGCGCACCGGCCGGTAGGCGCCGGAGTTGCGCACGAATTCCTGCAGCGATTGCCGGTTGTCGCGCTTGTTCTTGCGCACCACCAGGCGGTTGTGGAAATAGTCGGCGCGGAACTGGCCGTAAGGCCCGCTCGGCAGGCCGTCGCGATAGCCGCCGTCATGCAGCAACACCGCGCCGCCGGACATGAGCAGGGAGAGGTCATTCTCGTCGGAATGGCCGTGGTGCATCTTTTCCTCTTCCACCGACAGCGTGTGGCGCAAGAACTCGCGATGCACAAAGCCGCCCTCGCCTTCGTCGCGGTAGTTGAGCAGAAGATAAGTGCTGGCCGGATCCCAACCGTTGCGAAAGACGATTTTCTTGCCGACTACGTCATCCAGCACTTCCTGGCTCAGCGAGTGCGGCGGCTGCGGCGTGAGCGTGCTATCGCACCATTGCTGCGCCAGCGCAAAGGTGGAGGCGGCGCCCGTGCCAGTTTGCGGATAGAGCGCGGTCATCTTCGCGAACATGCGCTCCGCCACCCACTTCAGCTCAGGATCGCGATAGCGGCTCGCCAGCCGTTCGCACACTGCGATGTAACGATCCCAGGTGGGATTCCAGTTGGCATCGCCGAAGTCGGGAATATTGTGGGCCGGGGTGAAGAGGCGTTTGAAATACTCGGCATAATAGCGCATCATGGGCGAATCGAACAGCTCCTCGCGCCCGCTGATCTCGGCATAGGTAAACAGCGACAGCAGCCAAATGGGATGATAGATGCTGGCATCTTCGACTTCCCACTGGCGCAGATTGTCGCCGGCGATGATTTCGGCCATTTGCTTCCACCGCGCGGCATGCGGATGGCTCGGCAGCGCCAGGCTGCCGTAATACAGCCCTTCGGCGCGCAGCATGGCGCGATTGTGCGCGCCCCATTCGGGAAAGTGAAACACGAAGTCCAGGCTGTGCGCCAAGTCGGTTTCGATTTTCGTCCGCCTCTGGTCGGTGAGCACGCCGCTGTCGCGCACGCGCAAGTAGGCGCGTACGTAGGGCGGCAGAAAGAAGAAATTCGCCAGCGCCGGAATGCCGTTCACATATTCCGCGCGCGTCTTGGCGTAGTCTTTGGGATAGGCTTGGCGCAAATCGCCATACTCGGCGAGCAATTGCGCCGCGCGCTCGGCATGAATCTTCTCGCGCGTCTCCTGATACAGGAATCCCAGGGCATCGGCGAGGTAAATCGGTTCCGCCGGTGAGTTGTAGCCCCACAGCTCGCTGGGATTGACTCTGGCCTGCCAAGCGGCAATCACTTCCGGATGCTTCTGCCAGGCGTGGGCCACGGCCCGGTTGATGTAATCCAGGTACTGCGATTTTTGCGGTTGTGCCGAGAACGGGAGCGAGAGGATCATGAGCAGCAAAAGAATGGAACGGATGGGAAGGATGGTCATTCGGGTCATTGCGTTGGCCAAAAGATCAAGTCGATACAAGTGTGGTCGCAGGGGGAATCCGCGCCTCTGCCGTCGAGCGCACGGGGGCAGATTCGCGGAGATATTCAAGATGACAAAACTTCGAGCAGAGATCATGAAAGTCGCCAAAGACCGGAGGGTGACAGCGCGAACTGCATCTTCGGCGACTTTCGCAACATTGCCCTGCCGCCCGGCCGGAGCCGACCGCGGCAGTCACTGCGAACAAAAAATGCTCCCAAGGCGGCGCTCGTCCCTGGGAGCATTCACAACGCATGGGCGCGACGCAGGCTTCAGAACGTCAAATTCAGCGAGAAGCGGTGCGTCGTGTCGAGAATGCCGAATTCCGTGAACGCATAATCCAGCACCACCCGGTTGTCGCCCATCGGGACTTTGAGGCCGGCACCGGCGGAGAAACCTTCCTCGGTGCGCCGCGCTTCGATCTTGCGCTGATCGAACTCGTTGCGCTTGGAGTCGGTCACGCCGGAGTAGTTGAACTTGTAGCCGCCGCGGAACGCCAGCTTGTCAGTGAAGGAAAACTCGCCGCCGGCGAAGATCAGTTGATCGGAATCCTGCGGCTTGGTGGCATCCGCGAGCAACGCCACGGTGTACTGTTCCGCCTGCACCACGTTGATCGAACCGCCCACGCTGAACACCAGCGGCAGCGGCGAGCCGATGTCGTAGAACTTCAGGTCACGGCCCAGGTTGTTGATGCGGGCGCCGATCACCGCGCCCCGGAAGCCGAGCTTGTAGAGCGAGCCGAAATCAAAGGCGTAGCTGGTGGCGCTGACATCATCGATGCCCTGGCGGATGAACTTCACCGTGGCGCCGAGCGATAATTTGTCGGTGAAGTTGCGTGCGTACGTCACCTGCACCGCCAGATCAAGATAATCATAGGTTGAGGCGGTTTCGGTGTCATAGGGCTTGAAGGTGTTGAGCAGGAAGCTGGGCACGGCATCGCGATCGGCGGTGATCCCGGAGACGCCCAGGGTCACAAAGCCAATGCCCAGGGTGCCAAAATCGCCAAAATCATGCGCAATGGCGCCGGCGTTGTGGGTCAGGTCGGCAATCCACCGGTTGTAAGTGAACGTGGCCTGCCATTGGTTGTTGCTCAAGGCAATGCCGGCGGGGTTCCAAAACATCTGGTTGACGTCGCCGGAGACCGAGGTCGCGGCCGACCCCATGGCTACGGCGCGCGCGCCGACACCGACCTTCAAGAACGCCGCGCCCGTGAGTCCGGTCTTTTTCACCTGGCCGAAGCCCATGCCGGCAGTCACGAGCACCACCAACAGCGCTGCGATGAGGCGTTGTATGTGATTCATAGTTGATCTCCAAAAAAGTGGAAAACTGCGCAAATTCAAAACGGACGCGAATCAACCGCAGCGGTTATCTCAGAATCGAGAAGTAGCCGGTTTGCTGGCCGCCAGGGTACTCCGCCACGTAGATATACAAGCCACTCGTGACTTCAATGCCGTCTTTGGAGAACATGTCCCAAAACAGCGTGCCGTCATTCGGGTTGGTGCCGGTGAATTCCAGCACATCGATGACCTGGCCGGCAACATCGAGAATCGTGATCTTCGTGCCGGTGGGCAGATTGAAGAACAGAATCTTGTGCTCCAGGCCGGTGTCATGCAGGGCTTGTTTCTTGTAGGGATTCGGTTTGACGCGAATCTTCAAGTCGCCTGACGCAATCTTGGCCGCATCCGCCAGCGGTGCCTTCAAGATGAAATCCGCACCGACCTTCTTCAGGCCATCCAGCGTCTTCGGGAAGAAGGAGTTGCCGGTGGCAAAGTGATAGGTGCCTTCCCACAGACCCGAGGCGCCATTCCAGTTGTTCTTGTGGCTCTCCAGGCTGGTGAAGGGCTGGCCGGCGATGTTGCCGCTTTCATTGTCGTAGGCGGCCACATAGTACCAATACTTGAAGCCGAACTGCACCAACTCGTTGATGTCTTCAAAGACGTACTTGTACTGCCCGGCGTCGGTGCCGGTGTTGAGGAAGTTGGCCAGTTCCGCCTTCGGGATGGTGCGCACGAGTTTGTACGGGCCCCAGGCGTTGGGATCCTGCACGCGGTAGAAATCGGCCGCGGTGCTGATGTTGGGATTGTTGGGCCGGCCCAGCGCTGCCAGCTCGGCATCGGTGGGGTTGGCCTTGGTCTGCTGATGATAGGTCTCCATGATGCGGGTGCCCACCTCGAGCGAATTCACCCGCGGGAAGGCGGTGGTGCGGTAAATCTTGTAGCCCGCAAAATCCGCCGCGGTTTCCGCACGGTTGTCCCACTTCACGTTGACCTTCACGCCCACGCTCGGCTCGATCTTCATGTCGGGAGTCGGCGGCGGGGTCGGCACGTTCCAGTTGTTGTCATAGGCCCACTGCGCCGCTTTGCGCGACTGCCGTGCACCCTGCAACCGGAAGCCCATGTACTCCACCATCACGATATTGATGGTCTCACCCACTTCGAGCGAGAAGGGGCCGACACCCACGTAGAAGTCGCCGTCAAAGCCGTGGGAGTAGGAATAGCCTTCGGTCCAGTCATCTTTGGCGTTGGGGTTGCCCAATTCCCAGTTCTGCACCCAGGAGTTGTTGTACTTCATGCTGCCATCGGGACGGCCGCGCTGGCCTTCCGGCTTGACGATGCCGACGAAGGAGAGCGGATCGCCTTCAACATAGGGTTTGCTGGTGTCAAACCAGTTGGGATCAGGTTTCAGCTCGAACTTGGTGCGGTCCCAAATCTTGCCGCCGTTGGCATACCAGGTGCCCATGGAAAGAATGTGGTTTTCCCAGGCATTGTGATCGTTGTTGCCGTAGCCTTTGCTCACGGAGGTGAACCAGCCGCGTTGCGCGCCGGTGCCCACCGGGTGGCTGTCGTAAATTGTCTTCTTGTCGGGTTGCGCCACGCTGCTGCCGTTGGCGGGCAGCGCGCCTTGCTTCGCCGCGATCCATTGGTGGCCGACGTACAGATCTTGATACCAGCGCCGCGGGTTCATGGTATTGCCCAGCGTGCGCTTGCCGTCCACCGCCCACGGGATGGTGACCTGCTTGCCTGAGGCCGTGGTAAAAGTCCGGGTGGTGGTGAGATCACCAGGCGAGGGCCCGCTGAAATTGACCGGCACATCCCAGGGATTGCCGTTTTCGTCCGGCGTGGCATCGTAGCCGGTAATGACGCCGGTGAACCAGCCGGAAGTGCCGCGCGTGCCCGCCAGGCTGTTGGTCATGCTGTTGATCGGCTCGCTGCGCATGTTGAGCACCAAACAGTTGATGCGGTTGTTGGTGCTCTCCGGGGTGCCGTTGCCGTCGGCGTCGAGCACACCGGTGTTGGTCAACTCGAATTCAACCGCGATGAAGTCGTTCATGTTGGCGTGGTTGACTGCGTACTGCCGCACGCGCATCTTCACATAGACGCCCATGTTGGTCGGGCCTTCGGCCTGATAGAGAATTTGGTTGCGCGCATTGGGATCGACCCACTGCGCCGCATTGTCCGCCAGGCGCTGGTTGTAGGGCGCCGGCAGGCTCACCTTGCTGGTCTCAAAGGCATAGAGATAATCCTTGGCCCGCGGATCGGTCGAGGAAGTGAAGTTGTTGATGCCGGGGGTGTACTCGATCATCTCGATGGCCTGCTTCCACGGAATATGCATGTCGGTGCCGGCGATGTTCTGGGTCGGTGTGGTCCATTGCCGCTCGAGATTACCGACGCGCACCAAATACCAGGACTGGTTGGGATTGTCCTGTTGCTCGTAATACGTCTTTCTCACCCAAGTGGGCGCGAACGTATCCCAGAGATCGCCGGCGGTGATGACGCCGACCTTGGGATAGGGGTCATTGGGTTTGGCGAGGCTCTGAGCCAGGAGATCCTGCTGGAACAGCACTCCGGCCAGGAGTCCGACAAGTATGACAAGGAATTTGGTTGATTTCATAGGTTTCCTCACGATAGAGTGGAGAACGCAAAGTTCGAATCACGGCTGAAGCGGGCCGCGCGGCGGCGGCGCTTAGAACGAGAAATCAATGCCGACATAGATCTCACGCGCGATGTCGTAGAGCGGCAGACCATCCTGCGTCGTCGGCCGGTTCAAATCGCCGGTGGGATCCTGATTCTTCTCCCACAGGGTCGAGCTCGGGATATTGTAGCTGTCCCAGGTCAGGATGTTGCTCTGGTTGAACAGGTTGCGCCCTTCCGCGAACAGCCGGGCGAAGCGCGTGCCGCCGAGATTCAGGCCCTTGGACAAGCGGAGGTCGGTGCGATAGCTCCACGGCGAGCGGTCTTGTTCACGGCCGCGCGGATCCGTGGTGGTGTTGGTCAGGAAATACCAGAACCCGCTTTGCGCCGTGCTGATGCCGGTCACATCGATGTCAAACGGCAGATCGAGCAGGAAGGTCAACGACAGGCGGTGTTCCCGGTCGAAGCCGGAATCCAGCGCGTTGCCGCCGCCGGTGATGTTCACCGGATAGGTATTCCACTGATAGCGATCGTCGAAGGGGATCGGCCCATCCACCACCGAGAAGGAGTTCTTGTTGATGGAGATCGAAGAGGCATTGGCCGCGCCCTTGATGTAGCTGTAGGAGTAGGTGAAACGGCCGGACAACCAGCCCGAAGGCCGCTTCTCCAGCGTGACTTCGATACCACGGGAATCGGCGTAGCCAAAACTGGTCAGATAGGTGTAAGAACCAAAGCCTTGTCCGGCCACCGGATTGATCGTGTAACCGGCGGTGCCGTAGTTGCTGATGTCGCGGTAATAGGCCGTGACGTCAACCGAATAGTCCGGCAGGAACGACCACTGCGTGCCGATTTCGTAGGCTGTGGCCTTGGACGGCTCCAAACCGACGTCTTGCAGCACGGGCAGGGAAGGATTGGCCCAGTTGCCGTAGTTTTCGAACAGCAAGCCGAACGGCGGCGGGGAGAAGAAACGGCCCCAGGAATAGTGCATGGCCGCGTTGTCGGAAATCGGGTGCGAAATACCCAGGCGCGGGCCGATGAACCATTCCACCGGTACATTGGCGGCGCGCAACTGCGTGCGTTGCAGGGCGCCGTTGGCAAGCGTGTCGGTGCGGGAAACGTTGTAGAAATCTTTGAACTGCTCGGCGCCGGTGTCAAACGCATCCACGCGCACGCCGGCGTTGATGATGATGCCCTGATACTCGATGCGATCCTGGGCGTAGAAGGCCCATTCCTTGGGATGCAGCTTGTACGAGGTTTGTTCGAAGGGGAAGCTCTTGTCGAAGGTCTTGATGACCTGGGTGCGTTGCTGGAAGTTCTCCACCGTGTGATAACGGTACAGGAATCCGGCTTTGAGCTGATGGTGGAAACTGATCTGGCTGGTGATATCACCTTTCAGTTGCAGGGCATTGCGCTTCAATTCTTCGTAGTACCAGCCGGGCTGGCCGAAGCGATACTGGCCGGAGCTGAAGGGCACGTCGAAGTAGCGGTCGTTGCCCGGGTCGCCGGTGAAGGCGGTGCGGCGAGTGCCGATCACACCGTTGCCACCCACGCCCAGGTACTTCTCGGATTGCTCCTTGCTGCGGAGAATCAGAAACTCGCCGTTTTCGCCCTCTTCGATGATGCCGTCGCCGTCGTCATCGGAATAGCCGAAGCGCGAGGTGCGGCCGGTGTAGCTCGCGCGCACGTCGAAGAAGGTCTTGGGCGAAATGTTGTTCGTCCACGCCAGGTAGCTCACAATGCCGAGCTTTTCGTTTTGGGGATTGCCGAGCGGGAAGAATTTATACTTGCTGGTGAAGGAACGATTCTTCCAGCCTCCCAGCACGCCGCCGTCGTTGACGATGGCATTGGCGGTGATCTTCTGGGTATTGGTCAGATTGTAGTTCAACTTGAGCGAGGCGTTGGCTTCGCGGTTGAACTCATCGAGAAAGCGGCCATTGGAGTTCAGCAAACGGCCGGTGAAATAGAAGTTGCCCTTGCTCGTCAACGGGCCGCCCAGTGACAGCTCGGCGTCGACGGTGGGATCACTGGCCAAACCGTAATGATCGACGCTCGCCTGATTGAACGTCATCAGGTTGGCCTTCACGCTGTCAGCCGCTTTGCGGTTGTTGAGCAGGGACTGCTTGTCCGCCAGATAACGTGGCAGGTCGTTATAAAGCTTCGGGCCGGCATAATCCAGGCCGCCGGCGCTGCTACGCATGAACAGCTTGCCGGAAAGCTTGCGGCCGCCATCGCGCGTCGCAATGTTGATGATGCCGGCGGAGGCAGCGTCATACTCCGCATTGAAGGTTCCGGCCAACACCGCCAATTCCGAAACCGACTGCGCGTTGACTTCCACCATGTTGGTTTCGTTGCCTTCCGAACGGCGCACGCCGCTGTAGGTCTGGTAGACCTGGTTGCTGCCCGTGCCGCCGGAGAAATAGGTGTCGGAGATGTTGATGCCGTCCACCAGGGTGCGGGAATCATACTTGCGGCCGCCGCGAATGTAGCCGCGGAAAGTGCTGGCCGTGGTTTCCACGATCTGCGCGATGCTCGAGGTCGGCAGGGTATTGTTCAACTCGGCGATGCCGATGTTCGAGCGCGAGGCCGTCAGCGTCCGGTCGACCAGCGGCCGCTCCGCCACCACGGTCACCTCTTCGCCGGCCACCATGGTTTGCGTGAGCGAAATGTCGATCGGCGTGGTGACATCCAGGCTCACTGCGATATTGCTGATGGTGACGGTCTCATAACCGATGTAGGTGACCCGCATGCTGTAAACCCCCGGAGGCACATTCAGAATGAAGTAGTTGCCGTTGGCATCACTGCTGGCGCCCAGGGTGGTGCCGACCACCACCATGTTTGCTCCCGGCAACGGCGCGCCGTTCTGCGCATCTTTCACCGTGCCGGCTATCTTGCCCAAGCCGGCCAAGGCGCTCGTCGCGCCCAGGAAAACGAAGGCAAGCAGCAAGGCGCCAACCACACTTCTCAACGTTCGATCATGCATAATGACCCTCCGTGTTAGAAACCAGGGGATAAATGAGTATCAGATCGTTTCGTGGGTACCGCCGTCCTTTTACCGAAGCGCAAGAATTTAGCCGGCCGTCACCTCCTTCCTTTTTGGAATTTCGATCCTGCGTGGGTTACGCTTCCTGACGCGAAGCACTTCTTGACGCCTGAGCCGGCAACACGGCCCGGCGACCGGGCACTGATTTCAAGACCAGCGCACCGGTCCGCAAAGCTGTCCACCCCGGACCGGGTCTGCGAGAATCTGCTCACCGAACTGACAAATGCGACGTGGGGGAGCGGCTGACGAATTGGGGAAGAGTCGAGATTGGAGCATGAACCGTTTCGTCTGCATGAGTGTTTTCGACCAAAACCAGTTCAACGAATTATGGAGGAACTGCCGCGCTCTTCCTCGACCGCGGCACTGCGAGACGGCACAAGGAGAACAAGAGGGAAATCAGCCAAGTGGCCTGAAAATCAATCATTATTGCCGCCAATATCTTTGCTACCGCTGCGGAAAAAATTGGCTTTTTTGGCGCATTGCTTTTTGGGCCATCGCAGCGATTTGCGGCTTGCTATTCGAGGCGAACTCTGTTACCATTGCGCAGTCTCCGCCCGCAGGACGCCCGCTCGCGACCAGTTTGCCGCCCGTGTGGCCACTGCGCCCGATCAGCGCAGGGGAATTCGCGCTCCCTCCCCTGCCGCCGGCTCAATGCCAGATGCCAAAAAAGAATTCACCGGAAAGGCAATGAAATTTGCGCCGGCGCGGTTAGATTAGTGTCCGTCAAAAAGCATCACCGCCCGGGCGCTTCGTCATGAACAAGAGCGAGTTTTAATCGACTTGTGCAGCTTCGGAGTCAAGCGCTTTGGCGGTTTCTTCATTTCTGGGCAGAGGCGACAGATTATCTTTGCCGGCGGTGCCGGTGAATCGGCCTTATCATTTTGTAGAATATTTGCTTATGCCATCCCGGCGGATTCTTCCGGATTTGGCACGACGCGAGGATTCATGACACGGCGACCAGCGCCGGCAACTCAACGCACTGGCCGCCTCCACCTACTCGAACCTCTCACCCCCACCGGAGGTCAGGAATGCACATCATCGGCATGCACGTACTTGACGCCACGATCATTGTTGCCTACTTCGCGGTCATGATCTGGATCGGGAAGATCCTCCAGAAACGCATGCACAGCACCGAAGACTATTTCATGGGCGGCCGCCGCATGGGCCGGCTGTATCAGTTCTTTCTCAATTTCGGCGGCTCCACCGACGCCAGCCAGGCCGCGGCCGTCTCGCGCGAAATCTACCGCCAGGGCATTGCCGGCATGTGGATTCAATACCTCGTTCTCTTCCTCACGCCCTTCTACTGGTTCACCTCCATGCTCTTTCGCCGCGCCCGGCTGGTGACGCTCGGCGATTTCTTCACCGAACGCTTCGAAAGCAAGTTTTTGGGCGGTGCCTTTGCCGTGTTCACGATCTTCATGGCGCTGTTCGGCACCGCGGTGGGTTATCTGGTCTCGGCGAAGACGTTCATGGCGCTCACGCCCAAGCCGGCGTCGGCCTACACCGCGGCGGAAAGACTGAAGGTGGATTCCTACTACGAGTATCGTGAACTCAAAGTCCTCTATACCGAGGGCAAACTGCCGGAAGAAAAGCAGGCACGCTATCAAGAACTGCGCAGCATGGACAACAAGGGCCAATTGGGCGCTTTCATTTCCCACGTGAAGCCGGTGTATTTCTATTTCGCCTATGGCACCATCGTCTGCATCTACGTGCTGCTCGGCGGACTGACCGCCGCCGCCATGA from bacterium includes:
- a CDS encoding PorV/PorQ family protein, encoding MNHIQRLIAALLVVLVTAGMGFGQVKKTGLTGAAFLKVGVGARAVAMGSAATSVSGDVNQMFWNPAGIALSNNQWQATFTYNRWIADLTHNAGAIAHDFGDFGTLGIGFVTLGVSGITADRDAVPSFLLNTFKPYDTETASTYDYLDLAVQVTYARNFTDKLSLGATVKFIRQGIDDVSATSYAFDFGSLYKLGFRGAVIGARINNLGRDLKFYDIGSPLPLVFSVGGSINVVQAEQYTVALLADATKPQDSDQLIFAGGEFSFTDKLAFRGGYKFNYSGVTDSKRNEFDQRKIEARRTEEGFSAGAGLKVPMGDNRVVLDYAFTEFGILDTTHRFSLNLTF
- a CDS encoding carboxypeptidase-like regulatory domain-containing protein, with translation MHDRTLRSVVGALLLAFVFLGATSALAGLGKIAGTVKDAQNGAPLPGANMVVVGTTLGASSDANGNYFILNVPPGVYSMRVTYIGYETVTISNIAVSLDVTTPIDISLTQTMVAGEEVTVVAERPLVDRTLTASRSNIGIAELNNTLPTSSIAQIVETTASTFRGYIRGGRKYDSRTLVDGINISDTYFSGGTGSNQVYQTYSGVRRSEGNETNMVEVNAQSVSELAVLAGTFNAEYDAASAGIINIATRDGGRKLSGKLFMRSSAGGLDYAGPKLYNDLPRYLADKQSLLNNRKAADSVKANLMTFNQASVDHYGLASDPTVDAELSLGGPLTSKGNFYFTGRLLNSNGRFLDEFNREANASLKLNYNLTNTQKITANAIVNDGGVLGGWKNRSFTSKYKFFPLGNPQNEKLGIVSYLAWTNNISPKTFFDVRASYTGRTSRFGYSDDDGDGIIEEGENGEFLILRSKEQSEKYLGVGGNGVIGTRRTAFTGDPGNDRYFDVPFSSGQYRFGQPGWYYEELKRNALQLKGDITSQISFHHQLKAGFLYRYHTVENFQQRTQVIKTFDKSFPFEQTSYKLHPKEWAFYAQDRIEYQGIIINAGVRVDAFDTGAEQFKDFYNVSRTDTLANGALQRTQLRAANVPVEWFIGPRLGISHPISDNAAMHYSWGRFFSPPPFGLLFENYGNWANPSLPVLQDVGLEPSKATAYEIGTQWSFLPDYSVDVTAYYRDISNYGTAGYTINPVAGQGFGSYTYLTSFGYADSRGIEVTLEKRPSGWLSGRFTYSYSYIKGAANASSISINKNSFSVVDGPIPFDDRYQWNTYPVNITGGGNALDSGFDREHRLSLTFLLDLPFDIDVTGISTAQSGFWYFLTNTTTDPRGREQDRSPWSYRTDLRLSKGLNLGGTRFARLFAEGRNLFNQSNILTWDSYNIPSSTLWEKNQDPTGDLNRPTTQDGLPLYDIAREIYVGIDFSF